The nucleotide window GGCCATCGCCGAACCGGAGCGCGTCGCGGCGATCTGGCGATCCCCTCTGGACAGGCGCGTCGAAGGCTACATCTCTTACCTTAATCTGCAAGACTGGCAAACCCGCAGTCAGAGCTTTGAGACCATCGCCGCTTACAAGCCCAACGGCTTTATTCTGCTGCGCGACGGTCAGGCCGAACGCGTTCAAGGGATGCGCGTCACTGCCAACTTCCTGTCGCTCCTCAAAGTCCGGGTGCTGCGCGGTCGCGATTTTCAATTCGAAGAGGAGCGGCGCGGCGCTCAACCCGTTGTCATTCTCGGCCACGATTTTTGGCAAACTCAGTTTGGCGGCAATGAGGCGGCGCTCGGGCAATCGCTGACCTTGAATGGCAAGCTGTTCACCATCATCGGCGTTCTGCCGCCCGGCTTCGAGTTTCCGCTGGCCGGCAAAGACATCCAGCTCGTGACCACCATCGCCGGCGAAGGCGGCAACCTCGACCAGCGCGGCGCGCAGGTGCTCAGGGCGATTGGCCGCTTGCAGCCGGGCGTCTCGATGGCGCAGGCGCAAGCCGAGATGACCGGCATCGCCGATAGCCTTGCCGGGCAGTATCCGCAATACAATCGCAACGCCACGGCTTACGTGGTGCGCGTGGATGAGCAGTTAGTCGGCCATGACGTGCGCCGCGCGCTCTGGGTGTTGCTGGGGGCCGTGGGATTCATTCTGCTGATCGCCTGCACCAACGTGACCAATCTGCTGCTCGTGCGAGCCAGCGCCAGGGAGAAAGAACTCGCCTTGCGCGCCGCGCTCGGGGCCAGCCGCTGGCAGATTATTCGGCAACTGTTGACTGAGAGCCTGGTGCTTTCATTGCTCGCGGGCGGCGCCGGCTTGCTCGTCGCGATGTGGGGCCTGAGCGCCATCAAGCATTATGGCGCGAATCAACTACCGCGGCTCGACGAAGTGCAGATCAACGCCAAAGTGCTTGTCTTTACGCTTGCCGTGTCCGTCTTGACGGCGCTGCTGTTCAGTCTGCTGCCGGTCATCAAAGCGTCGCGCCCGGAGATTAACGAGCTGTTGAAGGGCGGCGCGAAAAGCGTCACCAGCAGCCGGTCGCTGCGCGTCTGGCGTGACTCGCTGGTCGTCACCGAAGTGGCGCTGGGTCTGGTGCTGCTCGTCGGCGCAGGGCTCATGATTCGCAGCTTTGCGATGCTCGTGAATGTCGATCCCGGCTTCGATCCGAAGAACGTATTGACCGGGCGCATCAGCATGACGCGGGCGCTCTATCAAGCGCACGACGAGCGAGTCCGCTACGTCAAGCAAACGCTCGAACGGTTGAAAGCCATGCCCGGCGTCGAGAGCGCGGCCTTCGTCGCGCCGATGCCCTTCAGCGGCGGCAATGTCGGCAGCGATTTCAGGATTGAAGGCCGCCCCGCGCCTGAGCCGGGGCAAGAGCCCGACGCTAACAACCGCAGCGTCACCGTCGATTACTTCGAGGCCATCAAGATTCCCTTGCGCCGGGGGCGTTACTTCACTGAGCAGGATCAGCGCGGCGGCACCGGCGTTGCCATCATCAACGAAACCCTGGCGCGCCGCTACTTCGCCGACGAAGACCCGATTGGCAAGCGCATCTCGCACATCGGCGCGAATCAAAACGAGGGCGACCCCGAACAATTTGAGATCGTCGGCGTCGTCGGCGACGTACATCATTCGAGCTTGACCAGGGCAGCGAATCCCGAAATCTACTTGCCTTACCAGCAGAACAGTTGGGATTGGGGCAACTTTCTGGTGCGCACCACGCATGCCCCCGCGGCGTTGACTGGAAGCTTCACCGAAGCAGTGCGCTCGGGTGATCGGACCGTGCCGGTCACCAATGTGCAGCCGCTCGCAGAGGCCATCCGCGGCACCGTCGCCGAGACGCAGTTCTACACCTTGCTCTTCGCCCTGTTCGGGGCGACGGGGTTGATTCTGACGCTGACCGGCATCTATGGCGTGATCGCTTACACGGTGTCGCAACGCACACAGGAGATCGGCATCCGCATGGCGCTCGGCGGCCAAAGCAAGGACGTGCTGAGGCTGTTCGTCGGCAAGGGTATGATGTTGACGGCAGCCGGCATCGCGATTGGGGTTGTGGTGGCCGTGGCGCTGACGCGATTGATGGCCAACTTGCTATTCGGGTTGAGCCCTACCGACCCGCTGACGTTCGCGGTGATTGCCCTGTTGCTGGGCGTCGTGGCGCTGGTGGCTTGCTACATCCCTGCGCGCCGCGCCACGAAGATCGATCCGATGGCGGCGCTTAGATACGAGTAGACAGGAAGCAGTTCATTCTCAAGCTCCGTTAGGAGCGCGATGTTTATAGTCATGGATAACCTCAAAGACGCAAGCTCCGTAGGAGCGGAATGTGGACATTGCGCCCCTACGGGGCTGGGGTTCTCTACGACGCTAGTCACTATAAACATCACGTCCCTACGGGACTGCTTCCTGATTATTGGAGGTTTTTATGCAGACGATTACTCAAGACCTGCGATATGGATTGCGCATGCTCGGCAAGCGGCCCGGCTTTACGCTGGTGGCTGTGATTACCCTGGCATTAGGGATTGGCGCCAACACCGCCATCTTTAGCATGGTGGATGCGCTGCTCATCAATCCGCTGCCCTTCCCCCAGGTCAACCGCCTGGTGGCCCTCTGGGAGAAGGTTCCGAGCCAGGGCGTCGAGCGCAACGAAACCGCCATCGCCAACTATCTCGACTGGCAAGCGCAGAACCAGTCGTTTGAGAACATCTCGCTCTATAGCTGGTGGAACGCCAACCTGTCGGGCATTGATCCGCCGGAGCGATTACAGGGTTATGTGGTCACAACCAACCTGCTCGACACCATGAAAGTGCAACCCCTGCTGGGCCGCGGCTTCATTCCCGAAGAGGGACAGCCCGGCAAGGATCAGGTGGTCATTCTCAGTTATGGATTGTGGCAGCGGCGCTTCGCCGGCGACCCGCAGATCATCAACCAGACGGTCACCATCAACGGCATTCCGCGCACGGTCATCGGCGTGATGGGCGAAAATTATCAGTTCCCCAAAGGCTTCGACATCCTTGCGCCTTTCGCCTTCACGCCGCAACTCTCGGCCAGTCGCGGCAGCCACGGCAATCTCACGGTCGCCCGCCTGAAAGACGGCGTCTCGCTGGCGCAGGCGCAGGCCGACATGGACGCGATTGCCGGACGCCTCGCGGAACAAAACCCGCAGACGAACACCGGGCGCGGCATCACCGTCTACACCCTGATGGACGACACCGTGCGCATCTACAAAGCGGCGCTGCTGGTGTCGCTACTGGCAGTCGGCTTCGTCCTGTTGATCGCTTGCGCCAACGTCGCCAACCTGACGATGGCGCGCGCCGCCTCGCGCAGCAAAGAAATCGCCGTCCGTTTAGCATTAGGCGCGAGCCGCTGGCGCATCATGCGGCAGTTGATCACCGAGAGCGTTATCCTCTCCGTCGCGGGCGGCGTTGCAGGCATCCTGCTGGCGCTATGGGGCGTGGACACCTTGAAAGCCGCCATGCCCGGCGAAACGGTGCGCTATATCATCGGCTGGAAAAACATCAGCATCAATCTGACTGTTCTGGCTTACACGCTGGGGCTGTCGCTGTTCGTTGGCATTCTCTTCGGGCTGGCGCCGGCGTTGCAGGCATCGAAGCCGGATTTGAATGAAACGCTCAAAGAAGGCAGCGGCAAGACGACCGCGAGCGGCCATCATCGCCTGCGCAGCACCCTGGTGATCGCCGAAGTCGCGCTGGCGCTGGTGCTGCTCGTCGGCGCCGGCTTGATGGTCAAGAGTTTCTGGCAAATTCTAAAAACCAACCCCGGCTTTAACGGCGACAACGTGCTGACTATGAGAATGACGCTGCCGCGCGCCAAATACGCGGACGCAGCACAGCGGCGCGCGTTTTACGAGCAGTTGAACCGGCAAGTCGCAACCCTACCCGGCGTCGAATCGGTCGGCCTGACCAACTATATTCCGCTTGGCGGCAGCAACTCGTCGGACAGCTTTCTTGTCGAAGGCGTGCCCGACCCGCCACCCGGCCAGGAGTTCATCGGGCGCTACCGCAACTGTACGCCGGATTACTTTAAGGCGATGGGCATTCAGGTGCTCAACGGACGCGGCTTCACCGAGCAGGACATCGCCACCGCGCCACCGGTCGCGGTCATCAATGAGACCATGGCGCGGCAATACTGGCCGAACGGCGACGCCATCGGCAAACGCTTTCGCCTGGAGGGACCGATTGCCGAGAACCCCTGGCGCACGGTGGTCGGCGTCATCCGCGACGTCAAGCACGAGCTGAATCTGGCCGTCACCCCGGAATACTACTTCCCGCTGGCGCAAGACCCGTGGTCTTCGATGGTGCTGGTGGCGCACACGAGCGGCGAACCAGCCGCGTTGACCCCGGCCATCCGCGCCGAAGTCCAGGCGATTGACAAAGACCAGCCGGTCTTTGAAGTTCAAACCATGCAGCAGGTGCGCTCGGCCTCGACGATGGGCTTCAGCTTTACGGGAGCACTGATGTCTGTCTTCGCCGGCATCGCCCTGTTGCTTGCGGGCGTCGGCATCTACGGCGTGATGAGCTACACGGTGACGCAGCGGACGCGCGAGATCGGCATCCGCATGGCCCTGGGCGCGCGGCCTACGGACGTATTGAAGATGGTCGTCCGCCACGGCATGGGGCTGACCGTCACGGGGCTCGGCATCGGCACGCTCGGCGCGTGGTTCATGATGAAGGCGATGGCGAGCCTGCTGTTTGAAGTCTCGGCGAATGATCTGACGATCTTCGCCGCCGTGCCCATCATTTTGACGGCGGTGGCGCTACTGGCCTGCTATGTCCCTGCGCGCCGCGCCACCAAGGTAGACCCGATGATCGCACTCAGATACGAATAAGGGGTTATTTATGCAAACACTGCTGCAAGATATTCGCTACGGCGCGCGCATGCTGCTGAAGCGGCCCGGTTTCACATTCGTGGCCATCATTACACTGGCTCTAGGCATCGGCGCGAACACGGCGATCTTCTCGGTCATCAACGCCGTGCTGCTGCGCGCCCTGCCGTATCACAACCCGCAGAAGCTCGTGATGCTGTTCGCGGCGGATGCCAAGGGCAACCGCGACGTCATCTCGCTCGCCGAAGCGCAAGACTTCGCGGCGCAGTTGACGACGCTCGATGACTTTGCGGCGTTTCAATCGCAGAGCGTCAACCTGACCGGCCAGGATCAGCCGGAGCGCGTGCGCGGCGGCTTTGTGTCGGCGAATTTCTTCGAGGTCTTCAACCTCTCGCCGGTCATTGGGCGAACCTTTATGCGCGGCGAAGATCAGCCGGGCGCCGACCGCGTCGCCGTCGTCAATGAAGGCTTCTGGCAGCGTCACCTGAACGCTGACCCCGACCTGACGGGCAAGAAAGTCATCCTCAACGGCGAGCCCTATAGCGTCGTCGGCGTCGTCACCAGCGCCTTTCACCAGCCGATGGACGCGGAAGTCGAAGTCTGGATGACGGCGCAGCGTTTTCCCGGCTATACCCCTCAGCGCGACGCGCGCTTCCTCTTCGGCATCGGCCACCTCAAGCCGGGCGTGTCGCTCGAATCAATGCAGGCCGAAGCTCGAACCATCGCCGCGCAGATGGAGCAGGCGTACCCGGACAACAATGCCGGGCGCAGCGCCAAGGCCGAGATGCTCAGCGAGCTGGCGGTGCAAGACATTCGCCCGATCCTGCTGGTGCTGTTCGCGGCGGTCGGCATCATCCTGTTGATTGCGTGCGCCAACCTCGCCAACCTGACACTGGCGCGCGGCGCGGCGCGGCTCAAAGAATTCGCCCTGCGCGCCGCGTTGGGGGCGGGCCGCTGGCGATTGGTTCGGCAGTTGTTGACCGAGACGACCTTGCTGGCCTTGCTCGGCGGCGGGCTCGGACTCTTCATCGCCGCCTGGGGGATTGACGGATTGCTGGCGGTCAACCCGGGCGGGCTGCCGCTGAATGCGGTAAAGCTCGACACCCGCGTATTATTGTTCTCGCTCGGAGCGTCAATCCTCACAGGCATCCTGTTTGGCCTTGCGCCGGCACTGCAACTGTCGCGCATCGATCTGCACACGGTGCTTAAAGAAGGCGGGCGCGCCGGCAGCGAAGGCGCGGGGGCGCGGCGGGCGCGCAGCGTCTTTGTCGTCGTGCAGGTGGCGCTGTCGCTGGTGCTGCTGGTCGGCGGCGCGCTGCTCATCAAGAGCTTTTATAGACTGCTTCAGGTAGACCCGGGCTTTAAGCCCGCCAACCTGCTGACGCTCGAATACCGCATGCCGCGCAACAAATATGGCAAGCCTGAGGGTCAGTGGGAGTTCCACCGCCAGGTCGTCGAGCACTTGCGAGAAGTGCCCGGCGTCGAGTCGGCGGCGCTGGTTCGCGGTCTGCCCTTCAGCGGCAACGGCCAGACCACGCGCATCGGCCTGCCCGACCGCGAAGCGCCGCCCAAGGGCCAGGAGCCGCAGGTCTTGTGGAACACGGCGACGCCCGGCTACTTCGACACCATCGGCATTCCTTTCATCCAGGGCCGCCTCTTCGACAGCCGCGACCAGTTGAACACGCCGACTGTTCTGGTCATCAATCAGACGATGGCGCGGCGCTTCTGGCCCGACCAGGACCCTCTCGGCAAGCAGATCAAGATGCTCGCCGACGGGATTGTCGGCACCGTCGTCGGCGTCGTCGGCGACGCCCGGCAGTACTACCTGAGCGAAGAACAGCAGCCGCAAGTTTACGACTGCTACAGCCAGTTTCCCGGCATCTTCGCGACGGTCGTGGTGCGCACCAGTGTTGAGCCGATGAGCCTGTCCCAGTCGGTGCGCGAAGCCATCTGGAAGGTGGACAAAGATCAGCCGGTCTGGAAAATCCGCAGCGAAGAATTCCTGCTATCGCGCAACGTCGCCGACAAGCGATTCCTGATGCTGTTGATGGGCATCTTCGCGGGGTTGGCGCTGACGATCACCGCCGTTGGCTTGTACGGCGTCGTCAGTTACACGGTCGGCCAGCGCACACAGGAGATCGGCATCCGCATGGCGTTGGGGGCGCGGGCGGGCGACATCCTGGGGATGATCTTGCGACAGGGGATGAACATGGTGCTGGTCGGTGTGGCGGTCGGACTGGCGGCCTCTTTCGCGCTGACGCGGCTGATGGCGAGCTTGCTTTATGGCACGAGCGCCACCGACCCGCTGGCCTTTGCGGCCATCGCCTTGCTGCTCGCAGGCGTGGCGCTACTGGCCTGCTACCTGCCGGCGCGCCGCGCTACCCGCGTAGACCCGATGGTGGCATTGCGGTATGAGTAGGCAGGCGGCAGGAGGCAGGAGGCAGTTCATCTCAAGCTCCGTTAGGAGCGCGATGTTTATAGCCACGGATGTCCTTAAAGACGCAAGCTCCGTAGGAGCGGCATATGGACATCGCGCCCCTACGGGGCTGGGGTTCTCTACAACGCCGGTGACTATAAACATCACGTCCCTACGGGACTGCTTCCTGATTATTCGGAGGTGAATCATGCAAGCGATCATTCAAGACCTGCGCTACGGCGTCCGCATGCTGACGAAGCGGCCCGGCTTCACGGTGGTTGCCGTCATCACACTGGCCTTAGGCATCGGCGCCAACACGACGATCTTCAGCTTCGTCAATGGCATCCTGCTGCGCTCGCTGCCCTACCCGCAGCCCGAGCGGCTGGTGACGCTCGACGAAACGGCGCTCAAGCGCGGTGTCACTTCGATGGGCGTGTCGTTCCCGAACTTTCTCGACTGGCGCGAGCAGAATCGCGTCTTCGAAGACGTCGCGGCTTACGACACCGTCGGCCTGGCGCTTACGGGAAGCGGCGAGCCCGAGCAGATTCAGGGAGCAGAGGGCGCGCAGGGGCTGTTTGAAATCCTGCGCGTGTCGCCGCTGCTGGGACGGACTTTCACCGCCGAAGAAGACCGCCCGAATACCGACGCCGTGGTGATTCTCAGCTACGGGCTGTGGCAGCGCCGCTTCGGCGGCGACCCCGGCATCATCGGCCAGACGTTGATTATGAATAGCCGCCCGCGCACCGTCATCGGCATCATGCCGGAAGGCTTCCGCTTTCCGGAGGTCGCCGAATTCTGGGTGCCGCTCGCCCTCACCACGAAAACGTATACGCGCAACGATCACGGTCTGGGCGCGATTGCTCGCTTGAAAGACGGCATGAGCCTGGAGCAAGCGCGCAACGAGATGAATGACATTGCCGAGCGCATCGAACAGCAGAACCCTGTGACCAACGAAGGGCTGGGCGTCAGCGTCACGGGCATGCACGACGCGCTGACGGGCGATTATCGCCAGGCGCTGGTGATCCTGCTCAGCGTCGTCGCTTGTGTCTTGTTGATCGCGTGTGCCAACGTCGCCAACCTGATGCTGGTGCGAGCGACGACGAGACAGAAAGAGGTCGCTATTCGGGCGGCGCTCGGCGCTTCGCGCTGGCGCATCGTTCGGCAACTGCTGACCGAGAGCGTCATGCTCGCCGGATTGGGTGGCGCGCTCGGCTTGCTGCTGGCGGTCTGGGGCCTCGACCTGTTGCTCGCGGCCATCCCCATCAAGCTGCCGTTCTGGATGAAGTTCGGACTCGACTGGCGCGTGCTCGGCTTCACGTTCGGCGTCGCTTTATTGACCGGCCTGGTCTTTGGCATTCTGCCGGCGCTGCACGCATCGAGAATCAATCTCAACGAAACGCTCAAGGAAGGAGGCCGCAGCGCCGCCGGCGCGGGCCGCCAGCGCTCGCGCAGCTTGATGGTGGTTGCCGAGATCGCGCTGTCGCTGGTGCTGTTGATCGGCGCCGGATTGATGATGCGCAGCTTCCTGCGCTTGCAACACGTTGACGCCGGCTTCAATCCGACAGGCGTGATGACGATGCGCATCAACCTGCCGCAAAGCAAGTACAACCCCGGGGCGCGGCGCAGCGATTATTTTCGTCAGTTGATGGAGCGGCTGCGAGCGCAGCCCGGCGTCGAGAGCGCCGCGGCGATTTCGACCCTGCCGTTGAGCGGCAACACCTGGGGCCGCAGCCTGACGGTCGAAGGCTTTCCCATCCTTTCGGTCGGGCAAGCGCCTTTCATTCAGCACAACGTCGTTATGCCGGGTTATTTTCGCGCCCTCGGCATCCCCATCCTCGAAGGGCGCGACTTCACCGACGCTGACACCGCAGAGGGGCCGAAAATCACCATTGTTGATGAGCGGCTGGCGCGCCAGTACTGGCCGAATGAAAGCGCCATCGGCAAGCGCATACGCTTCGGGCCGCCGGAAGACAACGAGCCCTGGCACACGATTGTCGGCGTCGTCGGCGCCGTGCGCCACGAGCGTTTGGAAGCGACGACGCGCAACAGCGTCTACCTGCCGCACGTCGAAATTCCTGTCGGCAGAATGTATATCACGCTACGCACGACCGGAAAGCCTGAGAGCCTGATCGAGCCGGCGCGCACGCAGATTCGCGCCCTTGATCCCGACTTGCCCATCACCCACGTCAGGACGATGGACGAGGTCGAGGCGCAATCGGTCTGGCAGCCGCGTCTGTACACCATCCTGTTCGGCGTCTTCGCCGCGGTGGCGTTGTTGCTGGCCGCCGTCGGGCTCTACGGCGTGATGGCTTACACCGTGACCATGCGAACGCACGAGATCGGCTTGCGCGTCGCGCTCGGCGCGCGGTCGGGCGACGTGCTGAAACTGATCGCCGGTCAAGGCATCAAGCTGGCATTGATTGGCGTCGGCAGCGGCTTGATTGCGGCGTTGTTGCTGACGCGGCTGATGGCGACGCTGCTGTTCAACACAAGCGTCAACGACCCGCTGACTTTTGCCGGCATCGCCCTGTTGCTCGTCCTGGTGGCGCTGCTGGCCTGCTACCTGCCGGCTCGCCGGGCAACGAAGGTAGACCCGATGGTCGCGCTGCGATACGAATAAACAGGGAGGTTTTATGCAAACGATCACTCAAGACCTGCGTTATGGCCTGCGCCTGCTGCTGAAGCAGCCGGGCTTTGCATTAGTGGCAATCATTACACTCGCTTTAGGCATTGGCGCCAACACCGCGATCTTTTCTGTCGTCAACGCGGTGCTGCTCCGCCCGCTGCCTTACCGCGATGCCCAGC belongs to Blastocatellia bacterium and includes:
- a CDS encoding ABC transporter permease, which gives rise to MQTLLQDLRYGLRMLGKRPGFTLVAVITLALGIGANTAIFSVINALVLNPPAIAEPERVAAIWRSPLDRRVEGYISYLNLQDWQTRSQSFETIAAYKPNGFILLRDGQAERVQGMRVTANFLSLLKVRVLRGRDFQFEEERRGAQPVVILGHDFWQTQFGGNEAALGQSLTLNGKLFTIIGVLPPGFEFPLAGKDIQLVTTIAGEGGNLDQRGAQVLRAIGRLQPGVSMAQAQAEMTGIADSLAGQYPQYNRNATAYVVRVDEQLVGHDVRRALWVLLGAVGFILLIACTNVTNLLLVRASAREKELALRAALGASRWQIIRQLLTESLVLSLLAGGAGLLVAMWGLSAIKHYGANQLPRLDEVQINAKVLVFTLAVSVLTALLFSLLPVIKASRPEINELLKGGAKSVTSSRSLRVWRDSLVVTEVALGLVLLVGAGLMIRSFAMLVNVDPGFDPKNVLTGRISMTRALYQAHDERVRYVKQTLERLKAMPGVESAAFVAPMPFSGGNVGSDFRIEGRPAPEPGQEPDANNRSVTVDYFEAIKIPLRRGRYFTEQDQRGGTGVAIINETLARRYFADEDPIGKRISHIGANQNEGDPEQFEIVGVVGDVHHSSLTRAANPEIYLPYQQNSWDWGNFLVRTTHAPAALTGSFTEAVRSGDRTVPVTNVQPLAEAIRGTVAETQFYTLLFALFGATGLILTLTGIYGVIAYTVSQRTQEIGIRMALGGQSKDVLRLFVGKGMMLTAAGIAIGVVVAVALTRLMANLLFGLSPTDPLTFAVIALLLGVVALVACYIPARRATKIDPMAALRYE
- a CDS encoding ABC transporter permease, which encodes MQTITQDLRYGLRMLGKRPGFTLVAVITLALGIGANTAIFSMVDALLINPLPFPQVNRLVALWEKVPSQGVERNETAIANYLDWQAQNQSFENISLYSWWNANLSGIDPPERLQGYVVTTNLLDTMKVQPLLGRGFIPEEGQPGKDQVVILSYGLWQRRFAGDPQIINQTVTINGIPRTVIGVMGENYQFPKGFDILAPFAFTPQLSASRGSHGNLTVARLKDGVSLAQAQADMDAIAGRLAEQNPQTNTGRGITVYTLMDDTVRIYKAALLVSLLAVGFVLLIACANVANLTMARAASRSKEIAVRLALGASRWRIMRQLITESVILSVAGGVAGILLALWGVDTLKAAMPGETVRYIIGWKNISINLTVLAYTLGLSLFVGILFGLAPALQASKPDLNETLKEGSGKTTASGHHRLRSTLVIAEVALALVLLVGAGLMVKSFWQILKTNPGFNGDNVLTMRMTLPRAKYADAAQRRAFYEQLNRQVATLPGVESVGLTNYIPLGGSNSSDSFLVEGVPDPPPGQEFIGRYRNCTPDYFKAMGIQVLNGRGFTEQDIATAPPVAVINETMARQYWPNGDAIGKRFRLEGPIAENPWRTVVGVIRDVKHELNLAVTPEYYFPLAQDPWSSMVLVAHTSGEPAALTPAIRAEVQAIDKDQPVFEVQTMQQVRSASTMGFSFTGALMSVFAGIALLLAGVGIYGVMSYTVTQRTREIGIRMALGARPTDVLKMVVRHGMGLTVTGLGIGTLGAWFMMKAMASLLFEVSANDLTIFAAVPIILTAVALLACYVPARRATKVDPMIALRYE
- a CDS encoding ABC transporter permease, which gives rise to MQTLLQDIRYGARMLLKRPGFTFVAIITLALGIGANTAIFSVINAVLLRALPYHNPQKLVMLFAADAKGNRDVISLAEAQDFAAQLTTLDDFAAFQSQSVNLTGQDQPERVRGGFVSANFFEVFNLSPVIGRTFMRGEDQPGADRVAVVNEGFWQRHLNADPDLTGKKVILNGEPYSVVGVVTSAFHQPMDAEVEVWMTAQRFPGYTPQRDARFLFGIGHLKPGVSLESMQAEARTIAAQMEQAYPDNNAGRSAKAEMLSELAVQDIRPILLVLFAAVGIILLIACANLANLTLARGAARLKEFALRAALGAGRWRLVRQLLTETTLLALLGGGLGLFIAAWGIDGLLAVNPGGLPLNAVKLDTRVLLFSLGASILTGILFGLAPALQLSRIDLHTVLKEGGRAGSEGAGARRARSVFVVVQVALSLVLLVGGALLIKSFYRLLQVDPGFKPANLLTLEYRMPRNKYGKPEGQWEFHRQVVEHLREVPGVESAALVRGLPFSGNGQTTRIGLPDREAPPKGQEPQVLWNTATPGYFDTIGIPFIQGRLFDSRDQLNTPTVLVINQTMARRFWPDQDPLGKQIKMLADGIVGTVVGVVGDARQYYLSEEQQPQVYDCYSQFPGIFATVVVRTSVEPMSLSQSVREAIWKVDKDQPVWKIRSEEFLLSRNVADKRFLMLLMGIFAGLALTITAVGLYGVVSYTVGQRTQEIGIRMALGARAGDILGMILRQGMNMVLVGVAVGLAASFALTRLMASLLYGTSATDPLAFAAIALLLAGVALLACYLPARRATRVDPMVALRYE
- a CDS encoding ABC transporter permease; protein product: MQAIIQDLRYGVRMLTKRPGFTVVAVITLALGIGANTTIFSFVNGILLRSLPYPQPERLVTLDETALKRGVTSMGVSFPNFLDWREQNRVFEDVAAYDTVGLALTGSGEPEQIQGAEGAQGLFEILRVSPLLGRTFTAEEDRPNTDAVVILSYGLWQRRFGGDPGIIGQTLIMNSRPRTVIGIMPEGFRFPEVAEFWVPLALTTKTYTRNDHGLGAIARLKDGMSLEQARNEMNDIAERIEQQNPVTNEGLGVSVTGMHDALTGDYRQALVILLSVVACVLLIACANVANLMLVRATTRQKEVAIRAALGASRWRIVRQLLTESVMLAGLGGALGLLLAVWGLDLLLAAIPIKLPFWMKFGLDWRVLGFTFGVALLTGLVFGILPALHASRINLNETLKEGGRSAAGAGRQRSRSLMVVAEIALSLVLLIGAGLMMRSFLRLQHVDAGFNPTGVMTMRINLPQSKYNPGARRSDYFRQLMERLRAQPGVESAAAISTLPLSGNTWGRSLTVEGFPILSVGQAPFIQHNVVMPGYFRALGIPILEGRDFTDADTAEGPKITIVDERLARQYWPNESAIGKRIRFGPPEDNEPWHTIVGVVGAVRHERLEATTRNSVYLPHVEIPVGRMYITLRTTGKPESLIEPARTQIRALDPDLPITHVRTMDEVEAQSVWQPRLYTILFGVFAAVALLLAAVGLYGVMAYTVTMRTHEIGLRVALGARSGDVLKLIAGQGIKLALIGVGSGLIAALLLTRLMATLLFNTSVNDPLTFAGIALLLVLVALLACYLPARRATKVDPMVALRYE